A stretch of Gossypium hirsutum isolate 1008001.06 chromosome A06, Gossypium_hirsutum_v2.1, whole genome shotgun sequence DNA encodes these proteins:
- the LOC107963596 gene encoding protein RALF-like 19, translated as MGSKVWHMFLLLALAMVSECTKFEEVNSGIHHRDNISGDLCIGRHCDIKDDIFMDSETNIRLLAARRYISYEALKKNNVPCLQQGRSYYECSTGKPVNPYTRGCTYATRCRRYTA; from the coding sequence ATGGGGTCCAAGGTCTGGCATATGTTCCTTCTCTTGGCCTTGGCAATGGTTTCTGAATGCACCAAATTTGAGGAGGTCAATTCGGGTATTCACCATCGGGACAATATCAGTGGAGATTTGTGCATTGGCAGACACTGTGACATTAAAGATGATATATTCATGGATTCCGAGACAAATATTCGACTACTTGCTGCAAGAAGATACATTTCATATGAAGCACTTAAAAAAAACAATGTCCCGTGCCTCCAACAAGGACGATCTTACTACGAATGTTCCACTGGGAAACCGGTCAACCCTTACACTCGTGGTTGCACTTACGCAACACGTTGCAGAAGGTACACtgcttaa